The following proteins are encoded in a genomic region of Tenebrio molitor chromosome 7, icTenMoli1.1, whole genome shotgun sequence:
- the LOC138134736 gene encoding prestin-like isoform X2, with amino-acid sequence MKKEAIDRNGVVENGHGTDGLNVRRPVYQLEDLNRDTEYETPHTTFTEKCGKKIKEIRPLSCVLNSIPVLKWLPRYSCRKNFLGDLISGITVAIMHIPQGMAYGLLGSVPPVVGIYMAFFPVLIYFLFGTSRHVSIGTFAIVCLMTGKVVNQYSSIEILQNGTVVTTPSPNLELPLYTNVEVATTVTFTVAMIQLMMYSLRLGVVSTLLSETLVNGFTCASAFHVVSSQLKDLFGLPIKKRRGNFGFPLTIYDSVMALPNANRYACAISAVACVLLILNNELFKPMLAKRTRIPFPIELVAVVLGTTASYFLNLDSEYGISVVGHIPTGFPTATPPAFSLIPTVFVDSFVITMVSYTVTMSMALIFARKLMYEVDSNQELLALGFSNTMGSFFACMPVTASLSRSMIQQAVGGVTQIASIVSCSILLVILLWIGPLFESLPRCVLASIIVVALKGMLFQCQSIVKYWKLSKWDALVWIVTFSTTLFIQIGYGLAAGVAVSLLSVFIQGYKPYTCLLGVVPNTDLYLDIKRYKKAQEIPGIKIFRYSGGLSFASRAAFKDLLSRKIGFEPTSLLRKRTRLEESASRSVSDDYDDLLTRCIILDFSALTFVDPSGVDQLRQLQSDYAKLDIALYIAACSGPVYEKFVICDQEEGIESKFMIFPTIHDAVLFAQSNALRTKLI; translated from the exons ATGAAGAAGGAAGCAATCGATCGAAATGG CGTCGTCGAGAACGGCCACGGAACCGACGGGCTGAACGTGCGGCGGCCGGTCTATCAACTGGAGGATCTGAACCGAGACACTGAATATGAGACCCCGCATACCACGT TTACGGAGAAGTGTGGTAAGAAGATTAAAGAGATAAGACCGCTTTCGTGCGTCCTGAATTCGATCCCGGTGTTGAAATGGCTGCCGAGGTACAGCTGCAGGAAGAACTTCTTGGGGGACCTCATCAGCGGGATCACGGTCGCCATCATGCATATACCCCAG gggATGGCGTACGGATTGTTAGGCAGCGTCCCCCCCGTCGTCGGCATCTACATGGCCTTCTTCCCCGTCCTGATCTACTTCCTGTTCGGCACGTCGCGCCACGTCTCGATCG GCACCTTCGCCATCGTCTGTCTGATGACCGGCAAGGTGGTCAACCAGTACAGCTCGATCGAGATCCTTCAAAACGGCACTGTGGTGACGACCCCGTCCCCCAATCTGGAACTACCTCTTTACACCAACGTCGAAGTCGCCACAACGGTCACTTTCACAGTGGCCATGATCCAACTAATGATGTACTCGCTACGGTTGGGGGTCGTATCGACTCTTCTCTCTGAGACGTTGGTCAACGGGTTCACGTGCGCCTCAGCATTCCACGTGGTGTCGTCTCAACTGAAAGATCTGTTCGGTTTGCCGATAAAGAAGAGAAGAGGCAATTTCGGATTCCCTCTGACCATCTACGACTCGGTTATGGCGTTACCGAACGCCAATAGATACGCATGCGCCATCTCGGCGGTCGCTTGTGTACTCTTGATTCTCAACAATGAACTGTTCAAG CCAATGTTGGCTAAGCGGACAAGGATACCGTTCCCGATCGAATTGGTGGCGGTAGTTTTGGGTACTACGGCGAGCTATTTCCTGAATCTGGATTCGGAATATGGCATATCAGTAGTGGGACATATACCGACGGG GTTTCCAACGGCTACCCCGCCCGCCTTCTCGCTCATCCCCACCGTTTTCGTCGATTCTTTTGTTATCACGATGGTGTCCTACACGGTGACGATGTCGATGGCGTTGATCTTCGCCCGGAAGTTGATGTACGAGGTGGACTCGAATCAAGAGTTGTTGGCATTG GGGTTCAGCAATACGATGGGGTCATTTTTTGCATGTATGCCAGTCACCGCCTCCCTCTCCCGCTCTATGATCCAACAAGCCGTGGGCGGAGTCACTCAAATCGCCTCCATAGTCTCTTGCAGCATCCTCCTCGTCATCCTGCTCTGGATCGGGCCCCTGTTCGAAAGTCTGCCGAGGTGTGTCTTAGCGAGCATCATTGTCGTGGCTCTCAAGGGGATGCTCTTCCAGTGCCAGTCCATCGTCAAGTACTGGAAGTTGAGCAAGTGGGATGCCCTCGTCTGGATCGTGACCTTCTCCACCACCCTCTTCATCCAGATCGGGTACGGTCTAGCCGCAGGGGTTGCAGTCTCACTTTTGAGCGTTTTCATCCAAGGCTACAAACCCTACACGTGTCTGTTGGGGGTAGTTCCTAACACCGACCTCTATCTTGACATCAAACGCTACAAGAAAGCTCAAGAGATTCCTGGAATCAAGATCTTCCGGTACTCCGGAGGGTTGAGTTTCGCGTCGAGAGCTGCCTTTAAGGACTTGTTGAGCAGGAAAATCGGCTTCGAACCCACCAGTCTGCTCAGGAAGCGGACAAGGCTGGAGGAGTCGGCGTCCAG atctGTCAGTGATGACTACGACGACCTCCTGACCCGGTGCATCATCTTGGACTTCTCGGCGTTGACTTTCGTGGATCCCTCGGGAGTGGACCAGTTGAGACAACTACAGAGCGACTACGCCAAGTTGGACATAGCACTTTACATCGCAGCCTGTTCGG GGCCGGTCTACGAGAAATTCGTGATTTGCGACCAAGAAGAAGGCATCGAGAGCAAATTTATGATATTCCCCACCATCCACGATGCCGTTCTCTTCGCCCAAAGTAACGCGTTAAGGACTAAACTGATCTAA
- the LOC138134736 gene encoding prestin-like isoform X1, giving the protein MGDEKRPLVLRKNFGQYGSVVENGHGTDGLNVRRPVYQLEDLNRDTEYETPHTTFTEKCGKKIKEIRPLSCVLNSIPVLKWLPRYSCRKNFLGDLISGITVAIMHIPQGMAYGLLGSVPPVVGIYMAFFPVLIYFLFGTSRHVSIGTFAIVCLMTGKVVNQYSSIEILQNGTVVTTPSPNLELPLYTNVEVATTVTFTVAMIQLMMYSLRLGVVSTLLSETLVNGFTCASAFHVVSSQLKDLFGLPIKKRRGNFGFPLTIYDSVMALPNANRYACAISAVACVLLILNNELFKPMLAKRTRIPFPIELVAVVLGTTASYFLNLDSEYGISVVGHIPTGFPTATPPAFSLIPTVFVDSFVITMVSYTVTMSMALIFARKLMYEVDSNQELLALGFSNTMGSFFACMPVTASLSRSMIQQAVGGVTQIASIVSCSILLVILLWIGPLFESLPRCVLASIIVVALKGMLFQCQSIVKYWKLSKWDALVWIVTFSTTLFIQIGYGLAAGVAVSLLSVFIQGYKPYTCLLGVVPNTDLYLDIKRYKKAQEIPGIKIFRYSGGLSFASRAAFKDLLSRKIGFEPTSLLRKRTRLEESASRSVSDDYDDLLTRCIILDFSALTFVDPSGVDQLRQLQSDYAKLDIALYIAACSGPVYEKFVICDQEEGIESKFMIFPTIHDAVLFAQSNALRTKLI; this is encoded by the exons atgGGCGATGAGAAGCGTCCGTTGGTGCTGCGGAAGAATTTCGGTCAGTACGGCAG CGTCGTCGAGAACGGCCACGGAACCGACGGGCTGAACGTGCGGCGGCCGGTCTATCAACTGGAGGATCTGAACCGAGACACTGAATATGAGACCCCGCATACCACGT TTACGGAGAAGTGTGGTAAGAAGATTAAAGAGATAAGACCGCTTTCGTGCGTCCTGAATTCGATCCCGGTGTTGAAATGGCTGCCGAGGTACAGCTGCAGGAAGAACTTCTTGGGGGACCTCATCAGCGGGATCACGGTCGCCATCATGCATATACCCCAG gggATGGCGTACGGATTGTTAGGCAGCGTCCCCCCCGTCGTCGGCATCTACATGGCCTTCTTCCCCGTCCTGATCTACTTCCTGTTCGGCACGTCGCGCCACGTCTCGATCG GCACCTTCGCCATCGTCTGTCTGATGACCGGCAAGGTGGTCAACCAGTACAGCTCGATCGAGATCCTTCAAAACGGCACTGTGGTGACGACCCCGTCCCCCAATCTGGAACTACCTCTTTACACCAACGTCGAAGTCGCCACAACGGTCACTTTCACAGTGGCCATGATCCAACTAATGATGTACTCGCTACGGTTGGGGGTCGTATCGACTCTTCTCTCTGAGACGTTGGTCAACGGGTTCACGTGCGCCTCAGCATTCCACGTGGTGTCGTCTCAACTGAAAGATCTGTTCGGTTTGCCGATAAAGAAGAGAAGAGGCAATTTCGGATTCCCTCTGACCATCTACGACTCGGTTATGGCGTTACCGAACGCCAATAGATACGCATGCGCCATCTCGGCGGTCGCTTGTGTACTCTTGATTCTCAACAATGAACTGTTCAAG CCAATGTTGGCTAAGCGGACAAGGATACCGTTCCCGATCGAATTGGTGGCGGTAGTTTTGGGTACTACGGCGAGCTATTTCCTGAATCTGGATTCGGAATATGGCATATCAGTAGTGGGACATATACCGACGGG GTTTCCAACGGCTACCCCGCCCGCCTTCTCGCTCATCCCCACCGTTTTCGTCGATTCTTTTGTTATCACGATGGTGTCCTACACGGTGACGATGTCGATGGCGTTGATCTTCGCCCGGAAGTTGATGTACGAGGTGGACTCGAATCAAGAGTTGTTGGCATTG GGGTTCAGCAATACGATGGGGTCATTTTTTGCATGTATGCCAGTCACCGCCTCCCTCTCCCGCTCTATGATCCAACAAGCCGTGGGCGGAGTCACTCAAATCGCCTCCATAGTCTCTTGCAGCATCCTCCTCGTCATCCTGCTCTGGATCGGGCCCCTGTTCGAAAGTCTGCCGAGGTGTGTCTTAGCGAGCATCATTGTCGTGGCTCTCAAGGGGATGCTCTTCCAGTGCCAGTCCATCGTCAAGTACTGGAAGTTGAGCAAGTGGGATGCCCTCGTCTGGATCGTGACCTTCTCCACCACCCTCTTCATCCAGATCGGGTACGGTCTAGCCGCAGGGGTTGCAGTCTCACTTTTGAGCGTTTTCATCCAAGGCTACAAACCCTACACGTGTCTGTTGGGGGTAGTTCCTAACACCGACCTCTATCTTGACATCAAACGCTACAAGAAAGCTCAAGAGATTCCTGGAATCAAGATCTTCCGGTACTCCGGAGGGTTGAGTTTCGCGTCGAGAGCTGCCTTTAAGGACTTGTTGAGCAGGAAAATCGGCTTCGAACCCACCAGTCTGCTCAGGAAGCGGACAAGGCTGGAGGAGTCGGCGTCCAG atctGTCAGTGATGACTACGACGACCTCCTGACCCGGTGCATCATCTTGGACTTCTCGGCGTTGACTTTCGTGGATCCCTCGGGAGTGGACCAGTTGAGACAACTACAGAGCGACTACGCCAAGTTGGACATAGCACTTTACATCGCAGCCTGTTCGG GGCCGGTCTACGAGAAATTCGTGATTTGCGACCAAGAAGAAGGCATCGAGAGCAAATTTATGATATTCCCCACCATCCACGATGCCGTTCTCTTCGCCCAAAGTAACGCGTTAAGGACTAAACTGATCTAA